Proteins encoded by one window of Emticicia oligotrophica DSM 17448:
- a CDS encoding S41 family peptidase, with protein sequence MQKFIVLLLFPILVQAQKFKEIYTPEEVKEDMAFLKKRFEKIHPGMYFYTGREAYKEMFDSLYNSIDKPLNYLETFRILSVLVTKVKDGHTNLRYDKNRFKKKNAKFVPFYLRKIGEKFYLALNYSRDSTIIRGSEVLTFNDISTEQLIEKFKTLVSSDNDNQQVKEYYTTGAFPTYFKRYYGEVDSIKICYRLPNIDSVFCKKVACMTNAEILKIDKKRYKNLNRANLSLKLLDSANHIAKLDITEFMMKATALDFRQQKFKRVLNERFKTIKQLKVEHLIIDFRANGGGYIPNISRLLKYLSPTPFTLVDTLAFKKKAYFSIFRPYYLGPPIIAWLGFPKRDGEFMYRVNKKNDKQKPNKSLSFKGKTYFITDPGCYSATTFTLNLAKDLGIPEKIIGQQVGGATWGSFAVDWSDFKLPNTKFIVHTPLIKINHKLPNKANKNFFLQPDYEVNRNRDELLKNNTSVVDFTVEMIRKSEIQKRQ encoded by the coding sequence ATGCAAAAATTTATTGTCTTATTATTATTTCCCATTTTAGTTCAAGCTCAAAAATTTAAAGAGATATATACCCCTGAAGAGGTGAAGGAAGACATGGCATTCTTGAAAAAACGTTTCGAGAAAATACATCCCGGCATGTACTTCTATACAGGTCGTGAAGCGTATAAAGAAATGTTTGATTCGCTTTATAATTCAATTGATAAACCACTCAATTATTTAGAAACATTTAGAATACTATCTGTTTTAGTGACAAAAGTGAAAGATGGACATACGAACCTTCGGTACGATAAAAACCGATTTAAGAAAAAAAATGCCAAGTTCGTACCATTTTATCTAAGAAAAATAGGTGAGAAATTTTACCTTGCTTTAAACTACTCTCGTGATTCGACCATTATTAGGGGTAGTGAAGTTCTAACATTCAATGATATATCTACCGAACAGCTCATTGAAAAATTCAAAACCTTAGTTTCGAGTGATAACGATAATCAACAGGTTAAAGAATATTATACTACGGGTGCCTTTCCTACTTATTTTAAAAGGTATTATGGAGAAGTAGATTCCATAAAAATTTGCTATCGTTTGCCGAATATTGATTCTGTTTTTTGCAAAAAGGTAGCCTGCATGACCAATGCTGAAATATTAAAAATTGACAAAAAACGTTATAAAAACCTTAATAGAGCGAACCTTTCTCTTAAACTCTTGGATAGTGCAAACCACATTGCAAAACTTGACATTACTGAGTTTATGATGAAAGCTACCGCATTGGATTTTAGACAACAGAAGTTTAAAAGAGTACTCAACGAACGTTTCAAGACCATTAAACAACTAAAAGTAGAGCACCTTATCATTGATTTTAGAGCTAATGGCGGTGGCTATATCCCTAACATCTCAAGGCTTTTGAAATACCTATCTCCTACGCCTTTCACGCTGGTTGATACTCTCGCATTCAAGAAAAAAGCCTATTTTTCGATATTTAGGCCTTATTATCTGGGTCCACCAATAATAGCTTGGCTTGGATTTCCTAAAAGAGATGGCGAATTTATGTATCGAGTAAATAAGAAGAATGATAAGCAAAAACCTAATAAATCCTTGAGTTTTAAAGGAAAAACCTATTTCATAACCGACCCCGGTTGTTATTCAGCAACTACTTTCACACTTAACTTAGCCAAGGATTTGGGAATTCCTGAAAAAATCATCGGACAACAAGTTGGGGGAGCTACTTGGGGGAGTTTTGCTGTTGACTGGAGTGACTTTAAACTACCCAACACTAAATTTATTGTTCATACACCACTTATTAAAATCAATCATAAACTACCGAATAAAGCCAATAAAAACTTCTTTTTACAACCCGATTATGAAGTAAATAGAAATAGAGATGAATTACTCAAAAACAATACTAGCGTAGTAGATTTTACGGTTGAAATGATTAGAAAAAGTGAAATTCAAAAACGTCAATAA